The DNA region GCTGTCCTTTTCcgctttcttcatcttctcctcAACAGATCCCAATTGAACGGACACTCTCAACAAGtcctacaaaacaaaaattcaGACAAACCCAACTCCTTACCCTATTACTTTGGAGAGAATTTGACTTGATCGAAGTTTCTTCATTTCCAAAGCACTCATTTCGGCGAGGAcgtcttctcgctctttCACAATGCGTTCGCGTTCAGCGAGATCTCGTTCCACAGCGGCGACGGTCTCTCTTTCCCCTAATACACGTTCCACTTCGTTGTCAAGCCACTGCTGTTGAACCAAAAGCTTGGACTTCAACGTTCTGATGCAAACAAAGTCAATAGACGACTACGATAACTATGAACCTTTTTCTACTGAATTTCTTCCGTCTCTTCTGCAGGTTTCCTTTGTCTTAGCTTCCGTgatgcgacggcgacttctTCTGTTTTTCGTCTCAGTAGCTTTTTCTGCTGCTCGGTCTTGGTTCGCAAATCCTTGACCTGTTGTTGATAGGTAACCAATTCTTGCTGCATAGACAGGGACCTCTATTATCAGACAAAAAAAACCTAAGACGTATCTACAGTGTACCTCCATTTTTGACTTGGAGTCGGCTGTTTGTTTTAGCTTCCTTTTGAGAATCTCctgctcgtctttctttctcgacAAACTCGCTTCGACCTCCTTTAAGCTAGCAAGTGCACAATAGCAGCTAGAAAGATACAATACATATATTAGCAGACCGTTTTTCGCTGTCTTTCTGGAAACCAGCTACGGCCCCTGACGTCTACGACAAAATATCAAAGATCGCCGATTTGATATGATATGGGTGACCTTCTGCTTTTTCTGAAGCTCGGCCAATTTTTGCTGCATACtaagcaatttctttttgtattCACTAAGATAAATGTCTCGGTAAAATCACTGGTATAGCTATAGCTTCGTTGAAGAAAAATGTCAGATGACCTCTTCAATTGCTGAGTGAGTGCCGTATCTTCGCCGTTTTGCTCCTCCACTCGTTTCTTCATTGACTCTAATTcggctttcgtctttgctaCGTCCTAGGAAAGAGCTCTCGTCTCTGTAGCCGTCGATTACTGCGTGTACTGTACCTTTTccattttctttagtttttcGGCGTATTGTTTGTTTGTCGTTTGAGCTTTTTCACCGCTTTTCACGAGTTCTCGAATGAGCTCTTGCTTTAGTCTACAACGCCGTAATGTCTCTCCCCACAGAACTGACACGCTAACGCTACATTAGATAACCTAATTCCAAATTGCAGATCTCGCAGTTTCTGTTGCGATTCTTGATATCTAAACATCTCGTTATCAGAGAACCACTACCCTTATCAATAACGTGCTTtgtttttgcttcttttagTTTAGAAGTTGTCGTCGTGATGCTTATATTCAAGCTGTCCATAATCAACTCATCTGGAGGATTGCCAGCAGGACGCAACGTACGCGTTTTACCCAAAACACTTGAAAAAGATAGCAAAGTCGCCAATGATAAAGATACACTAGACGGCATGCATCCTACCCctccatttcttcttcctctgaATCGCTACTAAAATCAGGAAAGCAAATCTATGGAGAAAACGGCTAAAACCCCTCAATAACAGTACGAATTTCTCGCACACCTTTTCCTCGTCATCAATTCTAGCTAATAGTAGACGACTTTGAGCTCTGAACTCCTGCACGATTTCCTGAGGGGGTTTCTACGTAAAAGAGCGATTACGTCCCAGCTAAATCTGCAGAACAACTAGAGCCTACTATTTCGTGCGGTGCAGTCCAAGGCCTCACAAACGAAACTCCAGCCCCACTACCACTTTGCTTCCGACTTTCGAGAACGGCCTGAACTGCGACGTCCTTCACAAGGGGTCTCGCTGAACTCGCATAGGGAACGAGTTGCTCGCGTTGCTCCAACATTTCGCGATCTTTGAGCAGGAGAGCTTGCTCCTGCTCGCTCAGTAGCGTTCGCTGCGAGTTAATCATCTCGTTCAGCGACGCGAGCTCGGCTTCGCGAGCCTCCAACGCGTCGCGAAGCTGCGCGTTCGCTTCGTGGATTTGTAGGAGTTGATTCGACGCGAggtcgctcgtcgatttctaaaGGATTTTATCGCGAGGAGTACCAAAATAAAATCGACGAACAGCTTCTCTGAGTTCGTCTTTCATCGCCTGGATTTCCATGACTTTTTCGGCGAAgatttcttcgtcacttGCCAACTCAGATTTACACTAGTAGCTACTATTGACgccaaaaattaaaattcaattttatatACCCTGGCTAGTTCAGATTGAAGTTGAGCTAATACAGATTCATTAGACCTATTGAAGAATTAAACTCCACTGCTAGAATCATAGTGTCGTTTGCTTACACCAAAGCACCGTCTTCTTCTGACTCAGCCTTAGTTAAGAAAGATCACTAACAGTTCTAGGAACATGAGAAGCTACCGTACCTGTTTGACGGACAAATCCCAGACGGAATATTCCTTAAGATGATTGTCTGACAACGTTCCAGCCTAGGGAAAGACTAGCAAGCTGATTTCCCCCTCCAGAGACTAAAGGTACATACATCTTtgagagaaagaagcagaTGACGAGCTTGGACAACACAGCTTCGGTAAGATGAGCACAGTCTCCTTATTCTAAACAAAGACGTTGGCCAGTAGCTTCTTTAATGAATCAATTTTTGTTGTCGGTATTTACCTGATTAGttcgtcttcaatttcttcagaTTTTTCGTCCATCTATACGTGGGATTTTTACagcgaaaaattgaaatttttagcACTCACTTCCTCTGATTGAGATGACCGAATGCCAACAGTTCCGGCGGTTTGCGTTCGAATCAGCTCTTCTTTCAGTGCCTGTAAAAAATTCCCGACAGCTGAATTGATGATCTATTGCCTGCCTCGATTTGACTCTGCATTTCTTCCATACGAACTAGCTGAGGATCTTTATTAACAACAGGCTTATTTCTAATATTCTTAGCCTGGTGCAAAATAGAAAACGTCATCACACGTTTCTTCTAAGGAATAGAGTACCCTATTCGCATATTTCAAGGAATTGAGAGATTCAGCAAAGCTGTTCTCCGAAGGACTAAGGCACGTTAACATGACCGTCCGACCATTCCCACCCAACGAATCCTAAACCCATTCTCTGAAGAGTTTCCCTAATACAatgcattaattaaatactttCAAAACACGAGTAATCTTTGAATTTCGGTAAGGGATATGCGTTGCCTAAATAGCTCTAGTAAGAAAACAAGTCTGGCTGACATCAGATAGATACTTTTCGTTTGGGATCTCCTAGAGCGCTGATTACGTTTCCAAGGGCAAGTAGCCCGCTGTTTATGAAGACAGATTCTGTGCAAAATTCAACTGTCAACACTATAACTAGTCTTGTGTTTCAATTGCCTTTGAATCTGCCTCCTTTGTTTTCCGTTTTGTGAGCTCTTTCCGAGCCAGccaagtcgacgaaacgaaacttTGCCGTTACATACTGCtcgccttttttctcctctgcCCCAAATCatagaaacgttttttttaaaaaaactCCCTCTGATGTACCCACCTAATCTAAGGGTAAATATAGAATGAGAGCGGCTCGAATGCACGTTCATTCTCGTCATCCCTGATCGTCTAGCTGACGAGCCCTCCTCCAATAGACTAAGAGCGTCCTGCAGAGAACGAATCTTTACCTCTCTCACGCCAACCAAAACTATAACAGGAGAACGATAAATAGACAGAGAGtcattttcttattttctcCACCCGTGTTTCCTTTGTTGTCCTCGCGAATGTGAAGGTCGTGGGACGACGCGGAAACGTGCAATAAATCGCACAACTCTTCCTGGTATATTTCCACGTAGGTGACGCCGAGATTCACCTCCACGTCTTCCTCACGactctatatagaaaaatGTAAAGAGCTGATTgaaatattacaagggactggccactCTTCTgtcttgtaataaattacagaaatattacaagggactggccacccttccctcctgtaataaattacagaaatattacaagggactggccaccCTTCTgtcttgtaataaattacagaaatattacaagggactggccacccttctctcttgtaataaattacagaaatattacaagggactggccactCTTCTgtcttgtaataaattacagaaatattacaagggactggccacccttctctcctgtaataaattacagaaatattacaagggactggccactCTTCTgtcttgtaataaattacagaaatattacaagggactggccacccttctctcctgtaataaattacagaaatattacaagggactggccactCTTCTGTCTTGTAATATattacagaaatattacaagggactggccacccttctctcctgtaataaattacagaaatattacaagggactggccaccCTTCTgtcttgtaataaattaaagaaatattacaagagactggccaaccttctctcctgtaataaattacagaaatattacaagggactggccactCTTCTgtcttgtaataaattacagaaatattagaagggactagccaacgggtctctcctgtaataaattacagcgaaatttcaggtgctagccaacgggtctctcctgtaataaattacagcgaaattacaggtgCTAGCcgacagcgaaattacaggggattagccaacgggtctctcctgtaataaattacagcgaaattacaggtgctagccaacgggtctctcctgtaataaattacagtgaaattacaggggctagccaacgggtctctcctgtaataaattacagcgaaattacaggggctagccaacgggtctctcctgtaataaattacagcgaaattacaggggctagccaacgggtctctcctgtaataaattacagcgaaattacaggggctagccaacgggtctctcctgtaataaattacagcgaaattacaggtgctagccaacgggtctctcctgtaataaattacagcgaaattacaggggctagccaac from Oscarella lobularis chromosome 19, ooOscLobu1.1, whole genome shotgun sequence includes:
- the LOC136198680 gene encoding kinesin-like protein KIF27 gives rise to the protein MSEEERVRVAIRLRPLLPREHVKNVRSCIRVVPENSQLILGQDRAFTFDQILGPEANQETVFNTCIVPLIDGWFQGYNVTAFAYGQTGSGKTYTIEGPPGLSSFESDERGLLPRALQKIFTQITSREEDVEVNLGVTYVEIYQEELCDLLHVSASSHDLHIREDNKGNTVLVGVREVKIRSLQDALSLLEEGSSARRSGMTRMNVHSSRSHSIFTLRLEEKKGEQYVTAKFRFVDLAGSERAHKTENKGGRFKESVFINSGLLALGNVISALGDPKRKATHIPYRNSKITRVLKDSLGGNGRTVMLTCLSPSENSFAESLNSLKYANRAKNIRNKPVVNKDPQLVRMEEMQSQIEALKEELIRTQTAGTVGIRSSQSEEMDEKSEEIEDELIRIRRLCSSYRSCVVQARHLLLSLKDAGTLSDNHLKEYSVWDLSVKQAESEEDGALVSNESVLAQLQSELARCKSELASDEEIFAEKVMEIQAMKDELREAKSTSDLASNQLLQIHEANAQLRDALEAREAELASLNEMINSQRTLLSEQEQALLLKDREMLEQREQLVPYASSARPLVKDVAVQAVLESRKQSGSGAGVSFVRPWTAPHEIKPPQEIVQEFRAQSRLLLARIDDEEKICFPDFSSDSEEEEMEGVLGKTRTLRPAGNPPDELIMDSLNISITTTTSKLKEAKTKYQESQQKLRDLQFGIRLKQELIRELVKSGEKAQTTNKQYAEKLKKMEKDVAKTKAELESMKKRVEEQNGEDTALTQQLKSEYKKKLLSMQQKLAELQKKQKTSGAVAGFQKDSEKRLKEVEASLSRKKDEQEILKRKLKQTADSKSKMEQELVTYQQQVKDLRTKTEQQKKLLRRKTEEVAVASRKLRQRKPAEETEEIQTLKSKLLVQQQWLDNEVERVLGERETVAAVERDLAERERIVKEREDVLAEMSALEMKKLRSSQILSKDLLRVSVQLGSVEEKMKKAEKDSGLSAETVGKALQGLKKQRDELVARQKLLEKESETAETDSVEEQRLMELEEAIETLDAAIEFKNQEISSGRKTVERVGNDQSIVKHLREIAPPDLRRLLGRYFEKVVSLREKQKEKEAECSELKLNIEELELRISEIEKSARLGAAEADVQLTELQKAHEKEVQALLSQLNEANAEINQSTTVDDASALQARIQELEKDLYYYKTTSRELKKKLREMSGSQESDKQPVAVKKSRKLLKELSATDLASRPGAKSSLNHDGK